The Polaribacter sp. MED152 region AATTGGCAAAGAATTAGTTGTAGACAACCACTTAAACTCAAATAATGGTATGACTATAACAAATTCATCCTTTATAAATAAGGAAGGATATATTACAGTTAAATCTAGTAAGTGGTATTTTACAACAATTCAAATTCTTCAAGAATATTTAAGGATACTTTTTACTTTAATAATTTTGTATCAATTAAAAACGCTTTTCAAACTCTTAAAGCAAAAGATTAATTTTAGTTTAATACTTGCTCAAAAAGTAAAAGTTATTGGTTTGCTAATAATTGTATATCAACTTATACAGCTTACATTTAGTATATTTTATATGACAAATTACAGTTATGCAGGCTTTAAAGATATAACCATGACAGACATTGTTAGAATAAACATTACACCTAGATTAGAATTTGAATATGACTATATTATAATAGGTTTAAGTTTGTTAGTATTGCATAAACTGTTATCAAAGGGAGATGTTATTCAACAAGAAAACGATTTAACAATTTAAGATGGCAATTGTAGTAAATTTAGATGTAATGCTTGCCAAACGCAAAATGCGGAGTAAAGAATTGGCAGAAATAATAGGTATAACAACTGCTAACTTATCCATTCTAAAATCTGGTAAGGCAAAAGCAATTCGTTTTTCTACTTTAGAAGCCATTTGCAAGGCTTTAGATTGTCAGCCAGCAGATATTTTAGAATATCAACAAGATTAAACTAAAAAACTCCGAATTTTCATTCGGAGTTTTTTAATTATATAATTTAGATATTACTATCTATTTTTAGGTTCATCCATATTCATAAACATAAAATCTACATCCATGTTTTCTTCACCTAACAAATATTTACTAAAATGATCTGCTCTTAACCAAAAAGAATATTCTGTCATTCTACCAAAACCATGTCTTTGACCTGGCATAATCATAAATTTAAAACGTTTCTTAGCTTTAATTAATTCATTTGCCATTCTTATAGTTCCTGCAGGATGCACATTGTTATCCATATCTCCATGAATTAACATTAAATGTCCTTTTAAGTTTTTAGCTAAAGATTGATTGTCATCGATTTTGTATTTATGAGAAATTTTACCCTTCTCATCGATTTCTTCTTTAACTCCATGATGCGTTTCACTCCACCAAGAATTGTAAACATTATTATCATGATTTCCTGCAGATGAAACAGCCGCTTTAAAGAAATCTGGATATACCAACATTGCTGCTGTAGACATAAAACCACCTCCTGAATGGCCATAAATTCCTACTTTTTCAATATCAATAAACTTATGTTTATTTGCCAATTGCTGTGCAACGTATTTTTTATCTGCCAAACCATAATCACGTAAATTACCATAACCATAATTATGATACCATTTAGACCTGTCTGGATGACCACCTCTGTTTCCTAAAGTTATAACCACAAAACCAACTTGAGCCATTCTGTCTAACCTATCCATTCTATAAGAAAAAGATTTGTTTACAGCCTCTGTTTGTGGCCCTGGATAAACATATTCTAATAACGGATATACCTTTGTGGTATCCATATCAAAAGGTTTATACATTACACCATAAATATCAGTAATTCCATCATCAGCTTTTACTTTAAAAGGTTCAGGAAATTTATATCCTGATGCAAACAATTGAGATAAATCTGCAGTTTCTAAATCCATTACTTTACGTCCATTAGCATCTCTCACTTCTGATTTTGGCACTGTATTTACCCTAGAGTAATTACTAACAAAGTATTGATTAGAGTCTGACATACTTGTACGTTTTGTAAAATTACCAGGATCTAAAGTTCGCATTCCAGAACCATTTAGATTGATTTTGTAAGTGTGTAAGTAATAAGGATCTTGTTCTTTATTTACACCATTCGCTGTAAAATATAAGGTTCTACTTTTTTCATCTAAACCTTCAAAACTATCTACATGATAATCACCTTCTGTAACTTGGTTTTTTAAATTACCATCTGCATCATATAAATAGAAATGTGCCCAACCATCTCTTTCTGCCCAATGCAACATTTCTGTTTCATTGTTAAACAGTACCAATGGTCTAGACTCTATATATGTATTAAAACGTTCTTCAATTAAAGTTTTATACTCACCTGTTTCTAAATCTGCAACATTAATATCATACTTTTTACGATCTCTAGAAATTACACTAAAGTATAATTTACCTTTTTTAGATAATAGTAAAGATGGTGTAAACTCATCATCTCTTTGAGACTGCTTCCTTGGTGCTCTAAACACATTTATACTTTGCTGACGAACTGTATCTAAAGGAACTGTAACATGCGTTTTTGTTGGAATATCAAAAATCATTAGTTCTGATTTGTAATACTCTTGTTCTCCTGGCATGTGGTATTTATATGTTTCTAAAGTTGGTCTTTTCTTACCTGTAGAATTAATTACCCATAAATCTTTAATATGTCTAGAATCCGATTTTTCGAATACAAACTTTTTAGAATCATGAGACCATGTACCCCAAACTCCTTTTCTTTTGTCTTTATTTTTTTCTACATCTTCATTATCTTGTCCTCTACCACCCCAAGTATAGCCATAGTTTTCTTCACCATCTGTGGTCCATTGGTTTTCTACAACAGTAGTATCTTTTTCATCTTTGATAAACTTTTTAAAGTTTACTTTGTCCATCCAATAGATGTTATGATTTTTACCATACAAAACAATAGAACTATCTGGAGCAATATTTGCCCAACGTTGCCAAGGCTTTTTTTCTGGCTTTTTGGTATCTAAAATGGTTAAACGATTGCTACCTAATCTATACTCTAGGTGATACGTTTTCTTCTCCATTTTTGGCTTTTTCTTTTTAGCCTTCTTGGTAGAAGTAGAATCTTTTTTCTGTTCTTTTTTATCCTCATCTACAACCTCTACTTCTTCTGTAGAAGTTACTCTAAAACGAATAGCATTTTCTGCCTCATTAAATTTGATATTGAATCTTGGCAGATGCTTAGCATCATAGGGATCTTTAGTAATTTCAGTCAACCACTTTGCCATTTTTACATTGTCAAATAGTGGTTTTTTTGTTTTTTTATCTACATCTACTATGTAATGATTAGAACCTTCTGATGTTTTATAGGCATACCAAAAACGGTTTCCTTTTTTTAACCAATGAGGGCTCACTGAAGTAGAATGTACCATTTTAGCCAGATTCTTAGGCGAATATTTGGCTGCCTGTCTATAATTAGGTTTTGGAGTTTCTTGCGCAAACACAATAGAAATTGCAAAAAGAAACACAAAAAATAGAGTATTTTTTTTCATTTGAAATGTAAGATTAGTTTGAATTATCTATAAAGTTGACCAAAACAATTAACACTGCAAATTTTTTAAGAAATGTTTGTTAAAATTTTAACAGTTTACTGTTAGTTCAGGTTTCTTTTCTCAATAAAAAATCTTTTTAACAGCAAAGAACAATCATTTTCTAAAACCCCTGATGTTACTTTTGTTTTTGGATGCAATTGTGTACCAAGATTCACAAAACCTCTTTTTGGTTCTGAAGCACCATACACAATTCTTTGAATTTGAGACCAATAACTTGCACCTGCACACATTTGGCAAGGCTCTAGAGTTACATATAAAATGCAATCTTTTAAATATTTACCACCCAAAAAATTAGCTGCTGCTGTAAAAGCCTGCATTTCTGCATGTGCAGTTACATCATTTAAGGTTTCTGTTAAATTATGCGCTCTTGCAATTATTTGATTGTTTAACACAATTACAGCACCAACAGGAATTTCACCTTTATCAAAAGCAATTTCTGCTTCTTGATAGGCTTTTTTCATGAAATAAGTATCATCAAAAGGTTCAATCATGTTTTTGAATCTAAAAAACCAATATTACAAAATTTGATATTGTATTTTTGTAATCTAATGAAAAACTTATTAGCCAACATATCAAATCCTTCAGATTTAAGAAAACTGAATGCAGATCAATTGCCTGAATTGGCAAAAGATTTAAGAGCTTTTATTATAGATATTGTGGCTACAAAAGAAGGTCATTTAGGAGCAAGCTTAGGTGTTGTGGAATTAACTATTGCACTTCATTATTTATTTGACACTCCTAATGATTTATTAGTTTGGGATGTAGGTCATCAAGCTTATGGCCATAAAATTTTAACCGATAGAAAAGCAGTTTTTCATACCAATAGACAATTTAAAGGCATTGCAGGATTTCCTTCTAGACAAGAAAGCAACTTTGATACTTTTGGTGTTGGCCACTCCTCTACATCTATTTCTGCAGCTTTAGGCATGGCTATAGCATCAAATTTAAAAGGTGAAACAAATAAACATCATATTGCTGTTATTGGAGATGCTTCTATTGCAAGTGGAATGGCTTTTGAAGCCTTAAATCATGCAGGAGTTTCTAAAGCAAACATCCTCATTATTTTAAATGATAATGCAATAGGTATAGACCCTTCAGTAGGTGCTTTAAAAGAATATTTAACACGAGTTAAGACTGATAAAAAATTAGCAGCCCAGAACAACATTATCAAAGCCTTAAATTTTGATTATTCAGGTCCTGTAGATGGCCATGATATACCTAAATTACTCGCGGAATTAGATCGATTAAAACAGGTTAAGGGCCCTAAATTTTTGCACGTTATTACTACCAAAGGTAAAGGTTTACAAAAGGCAGAGGAAGATCAAATTACCTATCATGCACCAGGAAAATTTGATAAAATTTCTGGTGAGCGATTGCCTAAAGAGGCTAATTCATTCACCAAGTATCAAGACGTATTTGGTAAAACTGTTTTAGAATTGGCTAAAAAGAACTCTAAAATTGTAGCAATTACGCCAGCAATGTTAACTGGTAGTTCGCTTAAGTTAATGATGCAAGAATTACCAAATAGAACTTTTGATGTTGGTATTGCAGAACAACATGCAGTTACGCTTGCAGCAGGAATGGCTACTCAGGGTTTAGTGCCCTTTTGTAATATCTATTCTACATTTTTACAGCGAGCTTATGATCAGGTCATACATGATGTTGCCCTGCAAAATTTACCTGTAATTTTTTGCTTGGATAGAGCTGGTTTGGTTGGTGAAGATGGTGCCACGCATCATGGTGTTTTTGATATTGCTTACTTAAGGTGTATTCCTAATTTAATTGTTTTTGCTCCTAGAAATGAAATTGAATTGCGAAATATTTTATACACAGCTCAGCTTGGTTTAGAAAATCCGATTGCAATTAGATATCCTAGAGGATATGGAAAAATTAAAAATTGGGAAGTAGCGTATTCTAAAATTGAAATAGGCAAAGGGTTTTGCCTAAAAGAAGGATCTGAAATAGCAGTACTTTCTGTTGGTACTATTAGTGAAAATATTATAGAAGCCATTGCAAACTCAAATAATAAAGAGACCATTGCTCATTATGATATGCGTTTCGTAAAACCATTAGATGAAAAGTTATTAGAAACCATATTCCACAAATTTTCTAAAATTATTACCATAGAAGATGGCACAGTAAAAGGTGGCTTTGGTTCAGCTATTGTAGAATTTGCTGCCAAAAATAGTTTTAAAAACGATATTAAAATAATTGGAGTTCCTGATAATTTTATAACGCATGGAAGCATTTTAGAGTTACAAAAAGAAATAGGTTTAGATGTTAAATCTTTAACTAAATTATTTTCTAAAACATAAAAAAAAGGCACTTTAAAAGTGCCTTTTTTTTGTGGTAATCAACAGTTATTTATTGAATAATTATTTTCTTAGAAGTCCTTACTCCTTTATCATCAATTAAATTCAGAATGTACATCCCTGCATTTAAATTAATGCTCATCTGCTTTTCTTTCTGTGAGCTAAAATCTACAGAAGAATTATAAGCTTCTCTTCCAGAAACATCATATATTTTAATTTTTGTTTTTGCAAAACTTTCACCTGCGTAAATAGTAAAATTACCATTTGAAACTGTTGGATATACTGCAAACAACTCTTTATTATCAATAACATCTTGTACAGAAGCTGTTGCTGCATTTATAGATTTTATGGCCCAACCATATGAATTTACACCTGCATCTGTAACCAATCTAAATCTGAAAACTACAGTTTGCCCAGCAACTAAACCTTTATCAATTAAATTGATGGTTTGCGTTTTAAAAAGATTGTCTGTATAAACTGCAAAAGGATCATTATAGGTACTTAACCAATCAGAGTATCTTCTAGCATCATACTTATCTAAAGTTACCCAGTTTTGTAAATCTGTAGAAGCTTCTATAGTTACATAATCGTAGAAAGAAGTTAAATCAGCCAAATTATCTGTATACGGTTCTACAATTGCAACATCTGTATAGGTTAAGGTATTACTACCTTGAGAAATAACTAGAGGCTGCTTTAAAATGGTAGTATACGTTTTATTGGCAACATAAGGATGTTCTGCTGAATTTAAAACATCTTCTGTAAAATAAAGTGCATTATCAATTTTAAAGCCACCATCTAAAGTATACACGTCAGATTCTTCGAACTGTGCAATATTTACATTGGAAGCTGGCGCATTAAAGTTAATAATATTCACAAACTCTTCAGCAATACCAGTTTCTAAACCAACATTATCATCAAAAAGTTGCACTCCAATTTTATGAGTTCCTTCAGATAATGCTGCTGTTTCAAAAGTATAAGTTACACCTGTAGTATAATCTTGAATTACTTGATCTACTTCTACATCATCTACAAAAAACTTAGCTCTTGTTACATCTTCTACAGTTGCATTGTATTCTACAATTGTACTTGAATCATCAATACCTTTTTGTCTTAAAGCAACATCTGGCGCTACTAAATATGCAGGCAAAGTATAACTTGCTAATTCTGTTACTGTAGCAGACCAAACTCCTCTACCATAAGTTGAAATCACAACTTGATCGTTTACGATTCTTAGATCGTAAGTAGCCACAGGTATAAAGCCATCAACCATATTCCAAGTTGTACCACCATCTAACGTTTCTACAATACCAATATCTGTACCTGCCCAAATTACATTTTCATCAAAAGGCATCTCTAAAACACAGTGAACTGCTACATCTGGAAAACCTCTTAACTCTCTATTTGCAAAGCCAGAAATATCTGTCCAAGTCTGACCTAAATCTTCTGTTTTTAAAATTTTTGCTGCACCTTGAGAAGCGAATGAAACGTAAGCTCTGTTTGCTTCTGTGTAAGAAGGAGCAATTCCTGTAATGAATAAGTTTTGATCTCCATTTGGATTGTCATATACGCCTGTTGCACTAAATGTTTGACCATTGTCTTGTGATACATGCATTACATAAGAACCACTTTCTGTCATTGCTGCACCTGCCCAAACTATATTTGGGTTTGCAGTAGATGATTCTACATTTAAAGCACTAGAAGCACTTGGTGCAAAATTATTAGAAATACTACTTAATCTCCAAAAACCACCAAAATCTGTAGATCTCCAAACTCCGTTTGTTGAAATTGCAAATACTACATTTGGATTGTTATCTACATTAGATAATTTCGAGTAAAAAGGAGATAAACTTCCATTTCCTGAATCATCAAAACTAGTTAATGCTCCATTATAATCTATATATCTACCAATATTACCATAGTTTTGAGAAGCTACTATAAAATTACCTGGTTTGTTGTAATGCCAAACAGCTTCAAAACCATCTCCCCCTAATATTTTTTGATACGATTTTGTAATGCTTGAATTGTCTCCAGAAGAAATCCAAGAACCATTATCTTGAGCACCTGCTATATAATTGTCTTCTCCATTTTGTTTTGTAGCTGCATAAAATTGAGTACTATTTTTACCTGCTACAGTTGCAGACCAAGAACCATCTATAGCCCCTGGATTTACACTAAAATCTGTGCTATAAACTCCACCATCATTTGCCAACAAAATTCGAAATTCTTGATTGTTTCCAAGAATATAACTCATTCCATGCTGATCTACGTGAACTTCATCATTTATTTGAGTGCTGTCATAACCAGATGCTATCGATTGAAAACTAAAAGTAGTACCAGTTACAGTTACTTTAAAGACAGCTACACCACCAACATAGAACGTATTTACATCATAAGGATGTGCCATGATAATATTATCATACCAACCTTGACCTGTAACTAAATTTGCATTAGGACTTGTGGTTGTTAACTTTGTATATGACTCCCCTTTATCTGAAGAAACATAAAAATCTGTATTGGTATAAGTACCACCACTTGCAGAATAAACACTTAAATAAATGTAATTGCTATCTGCAGCAGATACTGCCAATTCAAAACGACCATGACTTGGGTTAAAATTGGCTCTATCAAAAGAAGTAGACCAAGTTAAACCACCATCTGTGCTTTTTACGATTCCGAAATTACCCACTGAACCATACTGAATATTAAAATCTGTAGGATCTGCATCTAAATCTTCTACAGTATCAGAAGAAACATAGGTTTGAGACCAAGTAGCACCACCATCTGTAGTTCTATAAATTCCGCTAGTTGTACCTACAAGTACATTGTTTTTATCAGTTGGATTAAGTATAATTCTTCCTACATCTCCAAAATTAGCGGTATTTGGCAAATTAGTCCAAGTAGCACCACCATCTGTAGTTTTATAAACACCTGAGCCACCAATAGCACCCAAATTACCATAAGGTTCTCCTGTACCTACATATAGCGTGTTTTTGTCTTGAGGACTAATAACGATTGTTGATGTTGCCAAGTTAGGAATTGTACTATCTGTTATATTCGTAAACGTAGTTCCTGCATCTTCTGTAAGCCAAACTCCACCACCTACTGTACCAAAAAACCATCTGTTTGCATCTGTAGGATCTACTGCTATACCTCTAGTTCTTCCTGGTACGTTTGCAGGCCCTCTTTCCGTAAAAACGGCTGTAATTTCTTTGGCACTTTTGCTAGGTATTCTTCGTTTTCTAGCCTTTTTAAATTCTTCTATTAAATAGCCATTTTTATAAGTAGATTTTTCAGCATCAATAGGTTTTCTAATTTCCTTTTGATAATCTGCCATGTGTTCAATACCCTTTTTAAGTCTTGTATTTGGACTTTTCTTCGTCTTCTTTTCATTAATAACTTTAATTTTAGTTTCAGAAGAAGTTTTAGTTTCTTGCTTGTTTTCTATATTACAAGAAATAGAGATTACACTTAAAAGTGCTATTAAAAGGTAGTTAACTTTTTTCATTTATTTTATTTCTATTATTATACTATTCTCTTTATTCTTTGAATCATTTTCTAACAAAACACCATCATTATCCTGTTTAATCATTCCTATATGTGGGTATCCTATTAACTGTGTATTTGAATGCCAAATCAATTTTGTGCCCTCGAACTTGCCTGTTTTTATTACTTTTTTATCATCTGCATTTAAAACTTTATAATCGATAATTTTTCTTGCAGTTAAATCGTTTTTATAACTTGTAATTAAAATATAGGTTTTGTTATTGTTGTAATTCTGCTCTACAATCATGTCTTTGCTAGTAGTTTCTATAATTTGCTCTGAATCAGTAGATAATTTATTGCATTTGCATGAAGTAAGAAAGCAAAATAATAGTAGCAATTTTAAGGGTAAACTTACTCTTTTTAGCATTTTTTATTGAGTATTTGATATTTCTAGTAAAAATAAAGCTAAAAACTTAAAACTAAATCAAGATAATTGTTAATTTTTTAGCTTTTCCTAATTTTTAGCTTAACCAAAAAGTCAAATTATGGTAAACAAAAAAAGGAGGCTATTAAGCCTCCTTTTTTTGTTTTAAAATCAACTATTATCTAGGTATATCATCCATAGAAATTTTTCTATCAATAGTATATTTAGCATATTTAATTTTATTGTTTTTCTTGTAAGATAAAACAACTTCATTCGGTTGTAATTCAAAAGGAAAATCTTCGTTTGCTTTTAACGTAAGTTCTTTATTGATACTACCTGAAATACTAAACTTTTCTGTATTCTTTTTAGAAGGTACAATTTGGTTTTTAAAATAGATAGCCATCAACTCATAAGTATTTGTATCAAACTTATTAAAGTTTAGATTTACTTGAATGTAGGCATCCTCATCTGCAATTGCAGGTGGAATTTCTTTATAAATCCCTTCTTTTAATTGCAAATCGTAGTCTTTTACCAAAGTATAGTCTTGCGATTTACAACCAAACATTAAAACCACTAAAAAGAATGAAAATAGAATTCTCATAGGTTTAGTTTTTTACAAATTTTCTAGAAATTGCTCTATTATTTTCATTCAACTTTACAATGTAAACGCCTTTGGTTAAACTAGATACATCTATAGATTTTTCATCTAAAAGACCTTTTAAAACCTCTTTACCTCTAATATCATAAACAGCGAACTTTGTATCGTTAGACAATTCAATATCATTAGAACCAAACTGTAATTTAAATTGAGTTGGATTTGGATACATTGCCAATGTTACATCGTCAATCGTATTTGAACTTACTGATAAAGGACTATTTAAATCGGCTTGATAAATTCCATTTCCATGTGTACCCATTAATAAAATGTTGTCTGATGGTCTATAGACTAAACCACTTACAACTGGAATACCCATTGTATTTGCACCTTGTAACTCCCAATCTTCAGTTGTAGGATCATCTGAGCTATATAAACCTCTAGCAGTACCTACAAAGTAAGTAGTTACTCCATTTACTGAAGCTATTGCTCCAGCTCTAACTGAAAATGCCTCTAAGTTACGTTCAACCTCTGTCCAAGTTGGAGTTGCAGCAGTTGCATTGTTGGTAATGAAAATGTTTCTAATATCATCTCCATAACTTGCGTAAGTAACCATCACAATATCTGGGTTTGTTGGATGCACAGCAATATCTGAAGTATATTGCCCATTATTGGTTTCAACAGGATCAATTACCACTTCATCAGGAGTAATTTTTACCAAAGTTGATAAATCAGTAGCATTGATTGGATCTTGTAAACGAAATATATTACCACCTCTACCACCAATAAATAGGTAACTATTTGCTGGATCATAAGTTCCTCTGGTTGTTTCAAAAGTTGTAATTCTTTCTGAGAACTGAGTACTACCCACTAAGGTCCATTCTGTACTAGTTACATTTGGAGCATCGTTTGTTCTTACCAAACTTCCATTACTTGCATAATAGATGGTTGATGGATTATCTGGATCCATATGAAAGTAAGTCACAAACTGACTAGGATATGCCTCTCCACCAGTTGTTGGAGTTATCGTTGCTGTAATATTAGTTCCTGTTCCTCTGTACATAGAACCATTTTGAGTTGTTACATACGTAGTATAGCCTTCTGCCAATAAACCTGTTTGCGGAGTTACTGCAACTGCAGCACCATCACCACCAAACAAATCAATCATGGTAGCAGCATCTGCACTACCCGCTTCTATACCACCAATTGTAGTACCATTGTCTTGTGCTCCACCAATTATAAAATCGTTTCCAGCCTCATTAACCATATTAACATGGTAATATTGATAGGTTAAATAGTTATTATTTAAATTCTCCCACTGAACAAAATTAGAATTGATATTATTTGTTTTGTGCACACCACCATCTGTACCTGTAAAGAATACATTACTATCTGTTATGCTCCATGTTAATGCATGAATATCTGGATGATGATCTACACCTCCTTCATTATATGTTGCATATGTTGCTGCTCCTCTATAACCACCAATTCTTTTAAAAGTGTCATCTGTAGTGATGTCTGCAATTTTATACACGTTTGTACCACCAATAGTTACAAAGTTTTCATCATCTGGCTTAACAGAAATTACTAAATCATAAGCACCTTGAATTGAGAATGGATCATTACCATCACTATCTCCACTAGGATCATCTGGTAATTTACTGCTATAATCTGTCCATGTAGTTGTAGCAGCATTGTATTGCCATAAATCTGCTTCAGGAACTCTGTTTCCTTCTCTATTACTTTCACCATTGTTATACAAAATGTATAAAATATCTTCATTAGATGGCGCTAAAGCCATTGTAATTCTATTTGAAGGTGTAAAGTCTGCTGAAGTAGGATTTATTTGTAGCCAATTTCCATTTCCTGTAGCTGATGTGTAAACACCTCTACTAATAGAACCACCTCCATCTAAAGATGCATAAACTCTACCTGTACTAGCAATAACTATATCTGTCCAACCTGTATCATTATCTGTTAATTCTAATTCTACAACTGGGCCACCTTCTGCCATTCTGTAAATTTTACCTGCTGTACCAACAAATAATTCACCTGTTGTAGGGTGTACCTCTAAATCAATTACAAAATCAAAGAAGTTATCAAAAACTTGAAAAGTACCATTAGCTGTTGCTGGTAATTGTTGCCAAGTTACACCACTGTCTGTAGATTTCCAGATTCCATTTCCTAAATAGCTTTCTTGTATTCCTGCACTGTTTCCTCTTAACTCACCTGTTCCATAGTACCAAATATTTTGGAAACCATCTCTAGGATCTTGAGCAATTGCTGTAACATTATGTATGTCGTTTAAACCAGAAACTTTGGTCCAAGTTGCACCACCATTTGTTGTTCTGAAAACACCACTACTCACACCACCAGCTATCATTGTGTTACCTGTAGCATCAGACAAATCTATTTTCAAGGCTCTTGTTCTACCTCCTAAATTAGAAGGCCCTCTACTTACAAAATCATAAGCTGCAGATTTTTTAGCTACATTTTTTTGTCTTTCAATAAAAGCAGTTTCTAATTCTTTATTCTTTTCCGCTTCTGGAATTAACCCTGTTTTCGGGTTCTTTTGCATGTCAAATTCATGCAACCATCTAGCCTCTGTATCCTCTGCTTTTTCGGCTAAGGTTTTCTTTTTCTTTTTAGGCAATTTTGCATCATCATTGTTACTAACGTTACAAGACAAAACCAAACTCATTGTAAAAACAACAAGCATTACATTGTAGATTTTTTTCATTTGTTTATTTTAAAATATATTTCCAAAAATTTTTCTTCTTAGTCTAATTGCATAGCTATCAGACATCCTCGAAACGTAAGTACAAACAGCCATAATTCTATCATACTGACTATCAGATTCACTAACGAATTCTTGAGGCATTAAATTTACTAATAAGTTGTCATAATTACTATTATTGTTATTATAATTATTATTAATGGCAGTTATAAAAACATCTAATAAATCGCCAATAATTCGATAACCTGCCACTTCTTTCTCTAGCACCTCTTTACTCTTGTAAATTTTATCGATACTTATTTTTATAATGTCGTTAATTTGTGCCTCATACTTACACTTGTCTAGTAAAGAATTTTTAAAATCACCATTTAAAATGGCTATTTCATTATCTAAAAAGATAGTTACAGCCTCATCAATTAAAGCATTAATTGCTATTGCTCTTAAATAAGCTGTTCTATCTTTGGTATGTTGTAAAGCATAATATTTGTCTCTATTGATGCCATAAATTAATTTAGACATGTATTCTAAGGCATAATCTTCTTCGATTAAACCTAAGTTTATACCATCTTCAAAATCAATAATCGTGTAACAAATATCATCTGCAGCTTCTACCAAATACGCTAAAGGATGTCTGTAAAATGAATTGGCTTCTAAATTTTTAGGCTTCATACCCAATTCTGCAACAACATCTATAAAAGCTTCTTTATCCGATTGAAAAAAACCGTACTTTTTATCGACAATATGAGAGGTTGGTTTTTTAGGTAAACTCTCTTTAGGATACTTTAAAAAGGCACCCAAAGTTGCATAGCAAAGACGCAGACCTCCAGAGATACCTTCTCTAGATTCGGTTAAAATCTTGAATCCGTTTGCATTACCTTCAAAATC contains the following coding sequences:
- a CDS encoding T9SS type A sorting domain-containing protein codes for the protein MKKVNYLLIALLSVISISCNIENKQETKTSSETKIKVINEKKTKKSPNTRLKKGIEHMADYQKEIRKPIDAEKSTYKNGYLIEEFKKARKRRIPSKSAKEITAVFTERGPANVPGRTRGIAVDPTDANRWFFGTVGGGVWLTEDAGTTFTNITDSTIPNLATSTIVISPQDKNTLYVGTGEPYGNLGAIGGSGVYKTTDGGATWTNLPNTANFGDVGRIILNPTDKNNVLVGTTSGIYRTTDGGATWSQTYVSSDTVEDLDADPTDFNIQYGSVGNFGIVKSTDGGLTWSTSFDRANFNPSHGRFELAVSAADSNYIYLSVYSASGGTYTNTDFYVSSDKGESYTKLTTTSPNANLVTGQGWYDNIIMAHPYDVNTFYVGGVAVFKVTVTGTTFSFQSIASGYDSTQINDEVHVDQHGMSYILGNNQEFRILLANDGGVYSTDFSVNPGAIDGSWSATVAGKNSTQFYAATKQNGEDNYIAGAQDNGSWISSGDNSSITKSYQKILGGDGFEAVWHYNKPGNFIVASQNYGNIGRYIDYNGALTSFDDSGNGSLSPFYSKLSNVDNNPNVVFAISTNGVWRSTDFGGFWRLSSISNNFAPSASSALNVESSTANPNIVWAGAAMTESGSYVMHVSQDNGQTFSATGVYDNPNGDQNLFITGIAPSYTEANRAYVSFASQGAAKILKTEDLGQTWTDISGFANRELRGFPDVAVHCVLEMPFDENVIWAGTDIGIVETLDGGTTWNMVDGFIPVATYDLRIVNDQVVISTYGRGVWSATVTELASYTLPAYLVAPDVALRQKGIDDSSTIVEYNATVEDVTRAKFFVDDVEVDQVIQDYTTGVTYTFETAALSEGTHKIGVQLFDDNVGLETGIAEEFVNIINFNAPASNVNIAQFEESDVYTLDGGFKIDNALYFTEDVLNSAEHPYVANKTYTTILKQPLVISQGSNTLTYTDVAIVEPYTDNLADLTSFYDYVTIEASTDLQNWVTLDKYDARRYSDWLSTYNDPFAVYTDNLFKTQTINLIDKGLVAGQTVVFRFRLVTDAGVNSYGWAIKSINAATASVQDVIDNKELFAVYPTVSNGNFTIYAGESFAKTKIKIYDVSGREAYNSSVDFSSQKEKQMSINLNAGMYILNLIDDKGVRTSKKIIIQ
- a CDS encoding T9SS type A sorting domain-containing protein produces the protein MKKIYNVMLVVFTMSLVLSCNVSNNDDAKLPKKKKKTLAEKAEDTEARWLHEFDMQKNPKTGLIPEAEKNKELETAFIERQKNVAKKSAAYDFVSRGPSNLGGRTRALKIDLSDATGNTMIAGGVSSGVFRTTNGGATWTKVSGLNDIHNVTAIAQDPRDGFQNIWYYGTGELRGNSAGIQESYLGNGIWKSTDSGVTWQQLPATANGTFQVFDNFFDFVIDLEVHPTTGELFVGTAGKIYRMAEGGPVVELELTDNDTGWTDIVIASTGRVYASLDGGGSISRGVYTSATGNGNWLQINPTSADFTPSNRITMALAPSNEDILYILYNNGESNREGNRVPEADLWQYNAATTTWTDYSSKLPDDPSGDSDGNDPFSIQGAYDLVISVKPDDENFVTIGGTNVYKIADITTDDTFKRIGGYRGAATYATYNEGGVDHHPDIHALTWSITDSNVFFTGTDGGVHKTNNINSNFVQWENLNNNYLTYQYYHVNMVNEAGNDFIIGGAQDNGTTIGGIEAGSADAATMIDLFGGDGAAVAVTPQTGLLAEGYTTYVTTQNGSMYRGTGTNITATITPTTGGEAYPSQFVTYFHMDPDNPSTIYYASNGSLVRTNDAPNVTSTEWTLVGSTQFSERITTFETTRGTYDPANSYLFIGGRGGNIFRLQDPINATDLSTLVKITPDEVVIDPVETNNGQYTSDIAVHPTNPDIVMVTYASYGDDIRNIFITNNATAATPTWTEVERNLEAFSVRAGAIASVNGVTTYFVGTARGLYSSDDPTTEDWELQGANTMGIPVVSGLVYRPSDNILLMGTHGNGIYQADLNSPLSVSSNTIDDVTLAMYPNPTQFKLQFGSNDIELSNDTKFAVYDIRGKEVLKGLLDEKSIDVSSLTKGVYIVKLNENNRAISRKFVKN